One region of Scophthalmus maximus strain ysfricsl-2021 chromosome 15, ASM2237912v1, whole genome shotgun sequence genomic DNA includes:
- the map4k5 gene encoding mitogen-activated protein kinase kinase kinase kinase 5 isoform X4, whose translation MDSFPRPSGEIQRKNPHHDLELIQRVGSGTYGDVFKARNVHTGELTAVKIIKLEIGDDFSIIQQEIFMVKECMHHNIVAYFGSYLCREKLWICMEYCGGGSLQDIYHVTGPLSELQIAYVCRETIQGLGYLHTKGKMHRDIKGANILLTDNGDVKLADFGVAAKITATIAKRKSFIGTPYWMAPEVAAVEKNGGYNQLCDIWAVGITSIEMAELQPPMFDLHPMRALFLMSKSSFQPPKLKDKSKWSTAFHNFVKVSLTKNPKKRPTAEKLLSHVFVGQTGLTRRLAVDLLDKMNNPDNHQHYSEVDDDDLEPLSAVRHTIRSTNKQARAERTRSELDSNNWTRQGGPCSSPSFSEGHRGDEVDKLQFEPPLWKETEAHSKMDVRKDNDFPSPWIPFEEGGITTSGDIDHIENFFEDVELSTLKPGLPPPPLPPKPRLNSSSEELGLNEERCLTVRRFPNSENGPSQAVRRQSTPEQGNKFEHSSPDFLSVSVSSPGLLSHASDPDNDSDDSVNGGSPKPPPHQQHRKEKKEFPKPAINGLPPTPKVLMGACFSKVFDGCPLKINCATSWIHPDTKDQYLILGTEDGIYTLNLNELHEATMEQLFPRKCTWLYVINNILMSLSGKTFQLYSHNLIGLFEQLKKPGLVAQFQTHRFPEKILPRRFALTTKITDTKGCHKCCIVRNPYTGHKYLCGALQSGIVLLQWYEPLERFMFVRHFDFPLPSPLKVFEMLVVPEQEYPLVCVAISQGSEPGQVVRFETINLNSLSYWFTETEPTYQQVDVIHVTQLEKDTVLVCLDQNLKIVNLQGRLKSNKKLASELSFDFCIGSVVCLQDSVLAFWKHGMQGKSFKSNEVTQEISDPSRVFRLLGSDRVVVLESRPTDNPTAPSNLFILAGHENSY comes from the exons ATGGATAGCTTCCCCCGGCCCAGCGGTGAAATCCAGAGGAAGAACCCCCATCACGACTTGGAGCTCATCCAGAGGGTGGGAAGTGGCACGTATGGAGACGTGTTcaag GCTCGAAACGTGCACACGGGAGAGCTCACTGCTGTGAAGATCATAAAGTTGGAAATAG gGGATGACTTTTCCATCATACAGCAGGAAATCTTCATGGTGAAGGAATGCATGCACCACAATATTGTGGCCTACTTTGGGAGCTACCTCTG TCGGGAGAAGCTTTGGATATGTATGGAGTACTGCGGCGGAGGATCTCTGCAGGACATTTATCACG TGACGGGACCACTGTCAGAGCTCCAGATCGCATATGTCTGCAGAGAGACCATACAG GGTTTGGGATATCTGCACACCAAGGGCAAGATGCACCGTGACATCAAG GGTGCCAACATACTTCTAACAGACAACGGAGATGTGAAGTTAG CCGACTTTGGAGTTGCGGCCAAAATAACGGCCACCATTGCCAAAAGAAAGTCCTTCATTGGAACACCTTACTG GATGGCTCCGGAAGTTGCTGCAGTGGAGAAGAACGGTGGCTACAACCAGCTCTGCGACATCTGGGCAGTTGGCATCACCTCCATAGAGATGGCCGAGCTGCAGCCGCCGATGTTCGACTTGCACCCGATGag GGCCTTATTTTTGATGTCAAAGAGTAGCTTCCAGCCTCCTAAactaaaagacaaaagcaaatg GTCCACCGCCTTCCACAACTTTGTCAAAGTGTCTCTGACGAAGAACCCAAAGAAGAGGCCCACCGCCGAGAAACTTCTATCG CACGTATTTGTGGGCCAGACGGGCTTGACGAGGAGGCTCGCCGTCGACCTCCTCGACAAGATGAACAACCCGGATAACCACCAGCATTACAGTGAGGTGGACGACGACGACCTCGAG CCCCTCTCTGCCGTCAGACACACCATCCGCTCCACCAACAAACAAGCCAGAGCTGAAAGGACACGCTCCGAGTTGGACT CAAACAATTGGACACGCCAAGGCGGGCCATGCTCAAGTCCTAGCTTCTCTGAGGGACACAGGGGGGATGAAG tcGACAAGCTCCAGTTTGAACCACCACTCTGGAAGGAAACGGAGGCTCATTCTAAAATG GATGTGAGGAAAGATAATGACTTCCCTTCCCCCTGGATTCCCTTTGAAGAGGGAGGAATAACAACCAG CGGGGACATCGACCATATCGAAAACTTCTTTGAAGATGTAGAGCT ATCGACTCTCAAGCCagggcttcctcctcctcctctgcccccaaAG CCCCGATTAAACAGTTCGTCTGAGGAGCTCGGCCTTAACGAAGAGCGGTGTCTGACCGTGCGGCGGTTCCCCAACTCGGAGAACGGGCCGAGCCAGGCGGTGCGCAGACAGAGCACGCCGGAGCAGGGCAACAAGTTTGAGCACTCCTCTCCAGACTTCCTCTCCGTCAGCGTCAGCAGCCCCGGCCTTTTGTCTCACGCCTCTGACCCTG ATAACGATTCAGATGACAGTGTGAACGGAGGCAGTCCCAAGCCACCGCCACACCAGCAGCAccggaaagagaagaaggaattCCCT AAACCAGCTATCAACGGCCTGCCACCCACTCCCAAAGTACTG ATGGGAGCCTGTTTCTCTAAAGTGTTTGATGGCTGTCCGCTAAAGATCAACTGTGCCACTTCATGGATTCATCCAGACACCAAAG aTCAATACCTAATCCTTGGGACAGAAGATGGAATCTATACGCTGAATCTTAATGAGCTTCATGAAGCCACGATGGAGCAG CTCTTCCCAAGGAAGTGTACATGGCTGTATGTTATCAACAACATCCTGATGTCTCTATCTG GGAAAACCTTCCAGCTGTATTCCCACAACCTCATTGGGCTgtttgagcagctgaagaagcCCGGCCTGGTCGCTCAGTTCCAGACTCATCGCTTCCCAGAAAAAATATTACCCAG gaGGTTTGCCTTGACAACTAAGATTACCGACACAAAGGGCTGTCACAAGTGTTGCATTG TGAGAAACCCGTACACGGGCCACAAGTACCTGTGTGGAGCTCTGCAGTCTGGGATTGTCCTGTTGCAGTGGTATGAGCCCCTGGAGAGGTTCATGTTCGTCAGG CATTTTGACTTCCCCCTTCCCAGTCCGCTGAAGGTGTTCGAGATGCTGGTGGTCCCGGAGCAGGAGTATCCTCTGGTGTGCGTGGCCATCAGCCAGGGCTCGGAGCCGGGCCAGGTGGTCCGCTTTGAGACCATCAACCTCAACTCCTTATCCTACTGGTTCACGGAGACGGAACCAA CTTATCAGCAGGTGGATGTGATCCACGTCACCCAGCTGGAGAAAGACACGGTGTTGGTGTGTCTGGACC AAAATTTGAAGATTGTTAATCTCCAGGGCAGATTGAAGTCCAACAAGAAGCTGGCATCTGAGCTCAGCTTTGACTTCTGCATTGGATCTGTTG TGTGCCTTCAGGACAGTGTCTTGGCCTTCTGGAAACATGGCATGCAGGGAAAGAGTTTCAAGTCCAATGAG GTGACCCAGGAGATTTCTGATCCAAGCAGAGTTTTCCGTCTCCTTGGATCTGACAG GGTGGTGGTTCTGGAGAGCCGACCCACCGACAACCCCACGGCCCCGAGCAACCTCTTCATCCTAGCAGGTCACGAGAACAGTTACTGA
- the map4k5 gene encoding mitogen-activated protein kinase kinase kinase kinase 5 isoform X2: MDSFPRPSGEIQRKNPHHDLELIQRVGSGTYGDVFKARNVHTGELTAVKIIKLEIGDDFSIIQQEIFMVKECMHHNIVAYFGSYLCREKLWICMEYCGGGSLQDIYHVTGPLSELQIAYVCRETIQGLGYLHTKGKMHRDIKGANILLTDNGDVKLADFGVAAKITATIAKRKSFIGTPYWMAPEVAAVEKNGGYNQLCDIWAVGITSIEMAELQPPMFDLHPMRALFLMSKSSFQPPKLKDKSKWSTAFHNFVKVSLTKNPKKRPTAEKLLSHVFVGQTGLTRRLAVDLLDKMNNPDNHQHYSEVDDDDLEPLSAVRHTIRSTNKQARAERTRSELDSNNWTRQGGPCSSPSFSEGHRGDEVDKLQFEPPLWKETEAHSKMDVRKDNDFPSPWIPFEEGGITTSGDIDHIENFFEDVELSTLKPGLPPPPLPPKPRLNSSSEELGLNEERCLTVRRFPNSENGPSQAVRRQSTPEQGNKFEHSSPDFLSVSVSSPGLLSHASDPDNDSDDSVNGGSPKPPPHQQHRKEKKEFPKPAINGLPPTPKVLMGACFSKVFDGCPLKINCATSWIHPDTKDQYLILGTEDGIYTLNLNELHEATMEQLFPRKCTWLYVINNILMSLSEGKTFQLYSHNLIGLFEQLKKPGLVAQFQTHRFPEKILPRRFALTTKITDTKGCHKCCIVRNPYTGHKYLCGALQSGIVLLQWYEPLERFMFVRHFDFPLPSPLKVFEMLVVPEQEYPLVCVAISQGSEPGQVVRFETINLNSLSYWFTETEPTYQQVDVIHVTQLEKDTVLVCLDQNLKIVNLQGRLKSNKKLASELSFDFCIGSVVCLQDSVLAFWKHGMQGKSFKSNEVTQEISDPSRVFRLLGSDRVVVLESRPTDNPTAPSNLFILAGHENSY, translated from the exons ATGGATAGCTTCCCCCGGCCCAGCGGTGAAATCCAGAGGAAGAACCCCCATCACGACTTGGAGCTCATCCAGAGGGTGGGAAGTGGCACGTATGGAGACGTGTTcaag GCTCGAAACGTGCACACGGGAGAGCTCACTGCTGTGAAGATCATAAAGTTGGAAATAG gGGATGACTTTTCCATCATACAGCAGGAAATCTTCATGGTGAAGGAATGCATGCACCACAATATTGTGGCCTACTTTGGGAGCTACCTCTG TCGGGAGAAGCTTTGGATATGTATGGAGTACTGCGGCGGAGGATCTCTGCAGGACATTTATCACG TGACGGGACCACTGTCAGAGCTCCAGATCGCATATGTCTGCAGAGAGACCATACAG GGTTTGGGATATCTGCACACCAAGGGCAAGATGCACCGTGACATCAAG GGTGCCAACATACTTCTAACAGACAACGGAGATGTGAAGTTAG CCGACTTTGGAGTTGCGGCCAAAATAACGGCCACCATTGCCAAAAGAAAGTCCTTCATTGGAACACCTTACTG GATGGCTCCGGAAGTTGCTGCAGTGGAGAAGAACGGTGGCTACAACCAGCTCTGCGACATCTGGGCAGTTGGCATCACCTCCATAGAGATGGCCGAGCTGCAGCCGCCGATGTTCGACTTGCACCCGATGag GGCCTTATTTTTGATGTCAAAGAGTAGCTTCCAGCCTCCTAAactaaaagacaaaagcaaatg GTCCACCGCCTTCCACAACTTTGTCAAAGTGTCTCTGACGAAGAACCCAAAGAAGAGGCCCACCGCCGAGAAACTTCTATCG CACGTATTTGTGGGCCAGACGGGCTTGACGAGGAGGCTCGCCGTCGACCTCCTCGACAAGATGAACAACCCGGATAACCACCAGCATTACAGTGAGGTGGACGACGACGACCTCGAG CCCCTCTCTGCCGTCAGACACACCATCCGCTCCACCAACAAACAAGCCAGAGCTGAAAGGACACGCTCCGAGTTGGACT CAAACAATTGGACACGCCAAGGCGGGCCATGCTCAAGTCCTAGCTTCTCTGAGGGACACAGGGGGGATGAAG tcGACAAGCTCCAGTTTGAACCACCACTCTGGAAGGAAACGGAGGCTCATTCTAAAATG GATGTGAGGAAAGATAATGACTTCCCTTCCCCCTGGATTCCCTTTGAAGAGGGAGGAATAACAACCAG CGGGGACATCGACCATATCGAAAACTTCTTTGAAGATGTAGAGCT ATCGACTCTCAAGCCagggcttcctcctcctcctctgcccccaaAG CCCCGATTAAACAGTTCGTCTGAGGAGCTCGGCCTTAACGAAGAGCGGTGTCTGACCGTGCGGCGGTTCCCCAACTCGGAGAACGGGCCGAGCCAGGCGGTGCGCAGACAGAGCACGCCGGAGCAGGGCAACAAGTTTGAGCACTCCTCTCCAGACTTCCTCTCCGTCAGCGTCAGCAGCCCCGGCCTTTTGTCTCACGCCTCTGACCCTG ATAACGATTCAGATGACAGTGTGAACGGAGGCAGTCCCAAGCCACCGCCACACCAGCAGCAccggaaagagaagaaggaattCCCT AAACCAGCTATCAACGGCCTGCCACCCACTCCCAAAGTACTG ATGGGAGCCTGTTTCTCTAAAGTGTTTGATGGCTGTCCGCTAAAGATCAACTGTGCCACTTCATGGATTCATCCAGACACCAAAG aTCAATACCTAATCCTTGGGACAGAAGATGGAATCTATACGCTGAATCTTAATGAGCTTCATGAAGCCACGATGGAGCAG CTCTTCCCAAGGAAGTGTACATGGCTGTATGTTATCAACAACATCCTGATGTCTCTATCTG AAG GGAAAACCTTCCAGCTGTATTCCCACAACCTCATTGGGCTgtttgagcagctgaagaagcCCGGCCTGGTCGCTCAGTTCCAGACTCATCGCTTCCCAGAAAAAATATTACCCAG gaGGTTTGCCTTGACAACTAAGATTACCGACACAAAGGGCTGTCACAAGTGTTGCATTG TGAGAAACCCGTACACGGGCCACAAGTACCTGTGTGGAGCTCTGCAGTCTGGGATTGTCCTGTTGCAGTGGTATGAGCCCCTGGAGAGGTTCATGTTCGTCAGG CATTTTGACTTCCCCCTTCCCAGTCCGCTGAAGGTGTTCGAGATGCTGGTGGTCCCGGAGCAGGAGTATCCTCTGGTGTGCGTGGCCATCAGCCAGGGCTCGGAGCCGGGCCAGGTGGTCCGCTTTGAGACCATCAACCTCAACTCCTTATCCTACTGGTTCACGGAGACGGAACCAA CTTATCAGCAGGTGGATGTGATCCACGTCACCCAGCTGGAGAAAGACACGGTGTTGGTGTGTCTGGACC AAAATTTGAAGATTGTTAATCTCCAGGGCAGATTGAAGTCCAACAAGAAGCTGGCATCTGAGCTCAGCTTTGACTTCTGCATTGGATCTGTTG TGTGCCTTCAGGACAGTGTCTTGGCCTTCTGGAAACATGGCATGCAGGGAAAGAGTTTCAAGTCCAATGAG GTGACCCAGGAGATTTCTGATCCAAGCAGAGTTTTCCGTCTCCTTGGATCTGACAG GGTGGTGGTTCTGGAGAGCCGACCCACCGACAACCCCACGGCCCCGAGCAACCTCTTCATCCTAGCAGGTCACGAGAACAGTTACTGA
- the map4k5 gene encoding mitogen-activated protein kinase kinase kinase kinase 5 isoform X6 — protein MDSFPRPSGEIQRKNPHHDLELIQRVGSGTYGDVFKARNVHTGELTAVKIIKLEIGDDFSIIQQEIFMVKECMHHNIVAYFGSYLCREKLWICMEYCGGGSLQDIYHVTGPLSELQIAYVCRETIQGLGYLHTKGKMHRDIKGANILLTDNGDVKLADFGVAAKITATIAKRKSFIGTPYWMAPEVAAVEKNGGYNQLCDIWAVGITSIEMAELQPPMFDLHPMRALFLMSKSSFQPPKLKDKSKWSTAFHNFVKVSLTKNPKKRPTAEKLLSHVFVGQTGLTRRLAVDLLDKMNNPDNHQHYSEVDDDDLEPLSAVRHTIRSTNKQARAERTRSELDFDKLQFEPPLWKETEAHSKMDVRKDNDFPSPWIPFEEGGITTSGDIDHIENFFEDVELSTLKPGLPPPPLPPKPRLNSSSEELGLNEERCLTVRRFPNSENGPSQAVRRQSTPEQGNKFEHSSPDFLSVSVSSPGLLSHASDPDNDSDDSVNGGSPKPPPHQQHRKEKKEFPKPAINGLPPTPKVLMGACFSKVFDGCPLKINCATSWIHPDTKDQYLILGTEDGIYTLNLNELHEATMEQLFPRKCTWLYVINNILMSLSGKTFQLYSHNLIGLFEQLKKPGLVAQFQTHRFPEKILPRRFALTTKITDTKGCHKCCIVRNPYTGHKYLCGALQSGIVLLQWYEPLERFMFVRHFDFPLPSPLKVFEMLVVPEQEYPLVCVAISQGSEPGQVVRFETINLNSLSYWFTETEPTYQQVDVIHVTQLEKDTVLVCLDQNLKIVNLQGRLKSNKKLASELSFDFCIGSVVCLQDSVLAFWKHGMQGKSFKSNEVTQEISDPSRVFRLLGSDRVVVLESRPTDNPTAPSNLFILAGHENSY, from the exons ATGGATAGCTTCCCCCGGCCCAGCGGTGAAATCCAGAGGAAGAACCCCCATCACGACTTGGAGCTCATCCAGAGGGTGGGAAGTGGCACGTATGGAGACGTGTTcaag GCTCGAAACGTGCACACGGGAGAGCTCACTGCTGTGAAGATCATAAAGTTGGAAATAG gGGATGACTTTTCCATCATACAGCAGGAAATCTTCATGGTGAAGGAATGCATGCACCACAATATTGTGGCCTACTTTGGGAGCTACCTCTG TCGGGAGAAGCTTTGGATATGTATGGAGTACTGCGGCGGAGGATCTCTGCAGGACATTTATCACG TGACGGGACCACTGTCAGAGCTCCAGATCGCATATGTCTGCAGAGAGACCATACAG GGTTTGGGATATCTGCACACCAAGGGCAAGATGCACCGTGACATCAAG GGTGCCAACATACTTCTAACAGACAACGGAGATGTGAAGTTAG CCGACTTTGGAGTTGCGGCCAAAATAACGGCCACCATTGCCAAAAGAAAGTCCTTCATTGGAACACCTTACTG GATGGCTCCGGAAGTTGCTGCAGTGGAGAAGAACGGTGGCTACAACCAGCTCTGCGACATCTGGGCAGTTGGCATCACCTCCATAGAGATGGCCGAGCTGCAGCCGCCGATGTTCGACTTGCACCCGATGag GGCCTTATTTTTGATGTCAAAGAGTAGCTTCCAGCCTCCTAAactaaaagacaaaagcaaatg GTCCACCGCCTTCCACAACTTTGTCAAAGTGTCTCTGACGAAGAACCCAAAGAAGAGGCCCACCGCCGAGAAACTTCTATCG CACGTATTTGTGGGCCAGACGGGCTTGACGAGGAGGCTCGCCGTCGACCTCCTCGACAAGATGAACAACCCGGATAACCACCAGCATTACAGTGAGGTGGACGACGACGACCTCGAG CCCCTCTCTGCCGTCAGACACACCATCCGCTCCACCAACAAACAAGCCAGAGCTGAAAGGACACGCTCCGAGTTGGACT tcGACAAGCTCCAGTTTGAACCACCACTCTGGAAGGAAACGGAGGCTCATTCTAAAATG GATGTGAGGAAAGATAATGACTTCCCTTCCCCCTGGATTCCCTTTGAAGAGGGAGGAATAACAACCAG CGGGGACATCGACCATATCGAAAACTTCTTTGAAGATGTAGAGCT ATCGACTCTCAAGCCagggcttcctcctcctcctctgcccccaaAG CCCCGATTAAACAGTTCGTCTGAGGAGCTCGGCCTTAACGAAGAGCGGTGTCTGACCGTGCGGCGGTTCCCCAACTCGGAGAACGGGCCGAGCCAGGCGGTGCGCAGACAGAGCACGCCGGAGCAGGGCAACAAGTTTGAGCACTCCTCTCCAGACTTCCTCTCCGTCAGCGTCAGCAGCCCCGGCCTTTTGTCTCACGCCTCTGACCCTG ATAACGATTCAGATGACAGTGTGAACGGAGGCAGTCCCAAGCCACCGCCACACCAGCAGCAccggaaagagaagaaggaattCCCT AAACCAGCTATCAACGGCCTGCCACCCACTCCCAAAGTACTG ATGGGAGCCTGTTTCTCTAAAGTGTTTGATGGCTGTCCGCTAAAGATCAACTGTGCCACTTCATGGATTCATCCAGACACCAAAG aTCAATACCTAATCCTTGGGACAGAAGATGGAATCTATACGCTGAATCTTAATGAGCTTCATGAAGCCACGATGGAGCAG CTCTTCCCAAGGAAGTGTACATGGCTGTATGTTATCAACAACATCCTGATGTCTCTATCTG GGAAAACCTTCCAGCTGTATTCCCACAACCTCATTGGGCTgtttgagcagctgaagaagcCCGGCCTGGTCGCTCAGTTCCAGACTCATCGCTTCCCAGAAAAAATATTACCCAG gaGGTTTGCCTTGACAACTAAGATTACCGACACAAAGGGCTGTCACAAGTGTTGCATTG TGAGAAACCCGTACACGGGCCACAAGTACCTGTGTGGAGCTCTGCAGTCTGGGATTGTCCTGTTGCAGTGGTATGAGCCCCTGGAGAGGTTCATGTTCGTCAGG CATTTTGACTTCCCCCTTCCCAGTCCGCTGAAGGTGTTCGAGATGCTGGTGGTCCCGGAGCAGGAGTATCCTCTGGTGTGCGTGGCCATCAGCCAGGGCTCGGAGCCGGGCCAGGTGGTCCGCTTTGAGACCATCAACCTCAACTCCTTATCCTACTGGTTCACGGAGACGGAACCAA CTTATCAGCAGGTGGATGTGATCCACGTCACCCAGCTGGAGAAAGACACGGTGTTGGTGTGTCTGGACC AAAATTTGAAGATTGTTAATCTCCAGGGCAGATTGAAGTCCAACAAGAAGCTGGCATCTGAGCTCAGCTTTGACTTCTGCATTGGATCTGTTG TGTGCCTTCAGGACAGTGTCTTGGCCTTCTGGAAACATGGCATGCAGGGAAAGAGTTTCAAGTCCAATGAG GTGACCCAGGAGATTTCTGATCCAAGCAGAGTTTTCCGTCTCCTTGGATCTGACAG GGTGGTGGTTCTGGAGAGCCGACCCACCGACAACCCCACGGCCCCGAGCAACCTCTTCATCCTAGCAGGTCACGAGAACAGTTACTGA
- the map4k5 gene encoding mitogen-activated protein kinase kinase kinase kinase 5 isoform X3, protein MDSFPRPSGEIQRKNPHHDLELIQRVGSGTYGDVFKARNVHTGELTAVKIIKLEIGDDFSIIQQEIFMVKECMHHNIVAYFGSYLCREKLWICMEYCGGGSLQDIYHVTGPLSELQIAYVCRETIQGLGYLHTKGKMHRDIKGANILLTDNGDVKLADFGVAAKITATIAKRKSFIGTPYWMAPEVAAVEKNGGYNQLCDIWAVGITSIEMAELQPPMFDLHPMRALFLMSKSSFQPPKLKDKSKWSTAFHNFVKVSLTKNPKKRPTAEKLLSHVFVGQTGLTRRLAVDLLDKMNNPDNHQHYSEVDDDDLEPLSAVRHTIRSTNKQARAERTRSELDSNNWTRQGGPCSSPSFSEGHRGDEVDKLQFEPPLWKETEAHSKMDVRKDNDFPSPWIPFEEGGITTSGDIDHIENFFEDVELSTLKPGLPPPPLPPKPRLNSSSEELGLNEERCLTVRRFPNSENGPSQAVRRQSTPEQGNKFEHSSPDFLSVSVSSPGLLSHASDPDNDSDDSVNGGSPKPPPHQQHRKEKKEFPKPAINGLPPTPKVLMGACFSKVFDGCPLKINCATSWIHPDTKDQYLILGTEDGIYTLNLNELHEATMEQLFPRKCTWLYVINNILMSLSGKTFQLYSHNLIGLFEQLKKPGLVAQFQTHRFPEKILPRRFALTTKITDTKGCHKCCIVRNPYTGHKYLCGALQSGIVLLQWYEPLERFMFVRHFDFPLPSPLKVFEMLVVPEQEYPLVCVAISQGSEPGQVVRFETINLNSLSYWFTETEPTAYQQVDVIHVTQLEKDTVLVCLDQNLKIVNLQGRLKSNKKLASELSFDFCIGSVVCLQDSVLAFWKHGMQGKSFKSNEVTQEISDPSRVFRLLGSDRVVVLESRPTDNPTAPSNLFILAGHENSY, encoded by the exons ATGGATAGCTTCCCCCGGCCCAGCGGTGAAATCCAGAGGAAGAACCCCCATCACGACTTGGAGCTCATCCAGAGGGTGGGAAGTGGCACGTATGGAGACGTGTTcaag GCTCGAAACGTGCACACGGGAGAGCTCACTGCTGTGAAGATCATAAAGTTGGAAATAG gGGATGACTTTTCCATCATACAGCAGGAAATCTTCATGGTGAAGGAATGCATGCACCACAATATTGTGGCCTACTTTGGGAGCTACCTCTG TCGGGAGAAGCTTTGGATATGTATGGAGTACTGCGGCGGAGGATCTCTGCAGGACATTTATCACG TGACGGGACCACTGTCAGAGCTCCAGATCGCATATGTCTGCAGAGAGACCATACAG GGTTTGGGATATCTGCACACCAAGGGCAAGATGCACCGTGACATCAAG GGTGCCAACATACTTCTAACAGACAACGGAGATGTGAAGTTAG CCGACTTTGGAGTTGCGGCCAAAATAACGGCCACCATTGCCAAAAGAAAGTCCTTCATTGGAACACCTTACTG GATGGCTCCGGAAGTTGCTGCAGTGGAGAAGAACGGTGGCTACAACCAGCTCTGCGACATCTGGGCAGTTGGCATCACCTCCATAGAGATGGCCGAGCTGCAGCCGCCGATGTTCGACTTGCACCCGATGag GGCCTTATTTTTGATGTCAAAGAGTAGCTTCCAGCCTCCTAAactaaaagacaaaagcaaatg GTCCACCGCCTTCCACAACTTTGTCAAAGTGTCTCTGACGAAGAACCCAAAGAAGAGGCCCACCGCCGAGAAACTTCTATCG CACGTATTTGTGGGCCAGACGGGCTTGACGAGGAGGCTCGCCGTCGACCTCCTCGACAAGATGAACAACCCGGATAACCACCAGCATTACAGTGAGGTGGACGACGACGACCTCGAG CCCCTCTCTGCCGTCAGACACACCATCCGCTCCACCAACAAACAAGCCAGAGCTGAAAGGACACGCTCCGAGTTGGACT CAAACAATTGGACACGCCAAGGCGGGCCATGCTCAAGTCCTAGCTTCTCTGAGGGACACAGGGGGGATGAAG tcGACAAGCTCCAGTTTGAACCACCACTCTGGAAGGAAACGGAGGCTCATTCTAAAATG GATGTGAGGAAAGATAATGACTTCCCTTCCCCCTGGATTCCCTTTGAAGAGGGAGGAATAACAACCAG CGGGGACATCGACCATATCGAAAACTTCTTTGAAGATGTAGAGCT ATCGACTCTCAAGCCagggcttcctcctcctcctctgcccccaaAG CCCCGATTAAACAGTTCGTCTGAGGAGCTCGGCCTTAACGAAGAGCGGTGTCTGACCGTGCGGCGGTTCCCCAACTCGGAGAACGGGCCGAGCCAGGCGGTGCGCAGACAGAGCACGCCGGAGCAGGGCAACAAGTTTGAGCACTCCTCTCCAGACTTCCTCTCCGTCAGCGTCAGCAGCCCCGGCCTTTTGTCTCACGCCTCTGACCCTG ATAACGATTCAGATGACAGTGTGAACGGAGGCAGTCCCAAGCCACCGCCACACCAGCAGCAccggaaagagaagaaggaattCCCT AAACCAGCTATCAACGGCCTGCCACCCACTCCCAAAGTACTG ATGGGAGCCTGTTTCTCTAAAGTGTTTGATGGCTGTCCGCTAAAGATCAACTGTGCCACTTCATGGATTCATCCAGACACCAAAG aTCAATACCTAATCCTTGGGACAGAAGATGGAATCTATACGCTGAATCTTAATGAGCTTCATGAAGCCACGATGGAGCAG CTCTTCCCAAGGAAGTGTACATGGCTGTATGTTATCAACAACATCCTGATGTCTCTATCTG GGAAAACCTTCCAGCTGTATTCCCACAACCTCATTGGGCTgtttgagcagctgaagaagcCCGGCCTGGTCGCTCAGTTCCAGACTCATCGCTTCCCAGAAAAAATATTACCCAG gaGGTTTGCCTTGACAACTAAGATTACCGACACAAAGGGCTGTCACAAGTGTTGCATTG TGAGAAACCCGTACACGGGCCACAAGTACCTGTGTGGAGCTCTGCAGTCTGGGATTGTCCTGTTGCAGTGGTATGAGCCCCTGGAGAGGTTCATGTTCGTCAGG CATTTTGACTTCCCCCTTCCCAGTCCGCTGAAGGTGTTCGAGATGCTGGTGGTCCCGGAGCAGGAGTATCCTCTGGTGTGCGTGGCCATCAGCCAGGGCTCGGAGCCGGGCCAGGTGGTCCGCTTTGAGACCATCAACCTCAACTCCTTATCCTACTGGTTCACGGAGACGGAACCAA CAGCTTATCAGCAGGTGGATGTGATCCACGTCACCCAGCTGGAGAAAGACACGGTGTTGGTGTGTCTGGACC AAAATTTGAAGATTGTTAATCTCCAGGGCAGATTGAAGTCCAACAAGAAGCTGGCATCTGAGCTCAGCTTTGACTTCTGCATTGGATCTGTTG TGTGCCTTCAGGACAGTGTCTTGGCCTTCTGGAAACATGGCATGCAGGGAAAGAGTTTCAAGTCCAATGAG GTGACCCAGGAGATTTCTGATCCAAGCAGAGTTTTCCGTCTCCTTGGATCTGACAG GGTGGTGGTTCTGGAGAGCCGACCCACCGACAACCCCACGGCCCCGAGCAACCTCTTCATCCTAGCAGGTCACGAGAACAGTTACTGA